A part of Aegilops tauschii subsp. strangulata cultivar AL8/78 chromosome 2, Aet v6.0, whole genome shotgun sequence genomic DNA contains:
- the LOC109744983 gene encoding probable long-chain-alcohol O-fatty-acyltransferase 5, producing MASEVASLALVSAAVAAAMAYARLAASRLGPGLPRLAALLPVLLLLPILPFTFSSIHLRTISAFFLVWLCGFKLLLLAAGHGPLHPSLPAVRFAACAALPVNVRDRAQTSRSLPAGFLLSYAAKAALFAALVSLRGLRARMPAYAVVAFDGAHVYLMLELFLASAAAFARTLLGAELKPQFDRPYLASSLRDFWGRRWNLMVPGALRPSVYRPVRARLGYSAGVLATFLVSGLMHEVMFYYITLEAGTGEVTAFFVLHGACVVAERRWVRRGSAWRPPRAAATAATLAFVTGTASWLFFAPVIRSGLDKAIVAECEGILALLEAAVRRLAARLVWNWS from the coding sequence ATGGCGTCCGAGGTAGCCAGCCTTGCACTGGtctcggccgccgtggccgcggccATGGCCTACGCGCGCCTCGCCGCCTCGCGCTTGGGCCCCGGCCTCCCCCGCCTCGCGGCGCTCCTCCcggtgctcctcctcctccccatcCTCCCCTTCACCTTCTCCTCCATCCACCTCCGCACCATCTCCGCCTTCTTCCTCGTCTGGCTCTGCGGCTTCaagctcctcctcctcgccgccggccaCGGCCCGCTCCACCCGTCCCTCCCAGCCGTGCGCTTCGCCGCCTGCGCCGCGCTCCCCGTCAATGTCCGGGACAGGGCGCAGACCTCGCGGTCCCTCCCTGCCGGGTTCCTGCTCTCCTACGCGGCCAAGGCGGCCCTCTTCGCGGCGCTCGTCTCGCTCCGTGGCCTCCGGGCGAGGATGCCGGCGTACGCCGTGGTCGCGTTCGACGGCGCGCACGTGTACCTGATGCTCGAGCTCTTCCTGGCGTCCGCCGCGGCGTTCGCCCGGACGCTGCTGGGCGCGGAGCTGAAGCCGCAGTTCGACCGGCCGTACCTCGCCTCGTCGCTCCGCGACTTCTGGGGCCGGCGGTGGAACCTCATGGTCCCCGGGGCGCTCCGGCCGAGCGTGTACCGCCCCGTGCGCGCCCGCCTCGGCTACTCCGCCGGCGTGCTCGCCACGTTCCTCGTGTCGGGCCTCATGCACGAGGTGATGTTCTACTACATCACGCTCGAGGCCGGCACGGGGGAGGTGACCGCGTTCTTCGTCCTCCACGGCGCGTGCGTGGTGGCCGAGCGGCGGTGGGTGAGGCGGGGCAGCGCATGGCGGCCGCCgcgcgcggcggcgacggcggccacGCTGGCGTTCGTGACGGGGACCGCGTCCTGGCTCTTCTTCGCGCCCGTCATACGGAGCGGGCTGGACAAGGCCATCGTCGCCGAGTGCGAGGGAATTCTGGCCTTGCTGGAGGCGGCTGTGCGGAGGCTGGCTGCACGCCTGGTTTGGAATTGGAGCTGA